The Pectobacterium sp. A5351 genome contains the following window.
TACTGTTATTTAATTACAGAAATAGCACAAGAATCGGCCATTAATGTGCTTCATCCCAGTTCATGCCCGAACCAATGTCAACCTGCAACGGAACATTCAATTCCATACAGCCTTCCATTAATGCTTTGATTTTACTAATGGATTCCTCAATAACTGAATCATGGATCTCGAAAACCAGCTCATCGTGAACCTGCATGATCATTTTCACCTGCGGCGCGTCTTTCTGTAGCCAATCGTCAATCGCGATCATCGCTTTCTTAATAATGTCAGCAGCAGTGCCCTGCATCGGGGCGTTAATCGCCGCACGCTCTGCACCTTTACGCGCCATCGCATTACGAGAATGGATATCTGGCAGGTAGAGACGACGACCATCCAATGTGGACACATAGCCATGTTCCGCGGCCTGTTGGCGCGTTCGCTCCATGTAATCCTGCACACCCGGGTAACGTTCAAAATACAGGTTCATGTATTTCTGCGATTCGCTACGGGGAATATTCAACTGACGCGACAGACCAAACGCGCTCATGCCGTAGATCAAACCAAAGTTGATCGCTTTCGCACTGCGACGCTGTTCTGATGTCACCTTATCCAGCGCAGTGCCAAACACTTCTGACGCCGTTGCTCGGTGGATATCTAGCCCGTTCGCAAACGCGTTCAACAGCCCTTTATCACCAGATAAGTGCGCCATGATACGCAGTTCGATTTGCGAGTAGTCCGCCGCCACAATGCTGTAGCCCTTCGGCGCAATAAATGCCTGACGAATACGGCGCCCTTCGTCATTACGCACCGGTATATTTTGCAGGTTCGGATCGCTGGAAGACAAACGCCCGGTCGCAGTAACGGCCTGGTGATAAGACGTATGCACACGCTTTGTCGCCGGATTGATCATCAGCGGTAGCTTATCGGTGTAAGTAGATTTCAGCTTGGCCAACCCACGATATTCCAGGATCAGCTTCGGCAGAGGGTAATCCAGCGCCAGTTCAGCCAGCACTTCTTCATTGGTTGACGGCGCGCCTTTTGGCGTTTTCTTCAGAACCGGCAGCTTTTGCTTTTCATACAGAATGCCCTGTAGCTGCTTGGTCGATGAGAGATTGAACTCTTCGCCCGCCAGCTCATACGCTTGTGTTTCCAGCTCTGCCAGACGGGTTGTTAGCTCTTTTGAGTGTTCCGCCAGAATCGCAGGATCGATCAGCACGCCTGTACGCTCGATGCGGGATAAAACTGGCACCAGCGGCATATCGATAGTCTGGAAGACCTGACACAGGTCGGCATGCGGCTGCAGTTTCCCCCACAGCTTCTGATGCAGATGCAGCGTGACGTCCGCATCCTCGGCTGCATAAGGCCCAGCCTGTTCCAGTGCGATCTGATTAAACGTCAGCTGATTTTTCCCCTTACCCGCGATCTCTTCAAAGGTAATGGTTTTGTGGTTCAGATAGCGTTCGGCCAGACTATCCATATCGTGGCGGCCCGCCACGCTGTCGAGCACGTAGGATTCCAACATGGTATCAAACGCGATACCGCGTAAATCGATGTCGTACCGCTGCATCACACCTTTATCAAATTTGAGATTCTGACCAACCTTAAACAGCTTCTCATCTTCCAGCAGCGGTTTGAACAAAGCCAACACCTTGTCGCGATCCAGCTGTTCCGGTGCATCCAGATAGTCATGTGCCAACGGCAAATAAGCCGCTTCACCCGGTTTAATCGCAAATGATAGACCAATCAGGTTAGCAGTAAGCGTATCCAGCCCGTCGGTTTCCGTATCAAAAGCGAAAACCTCAGCCTGTTTTAAACGTTCAACCCAATCGAGCAGCGTTTTCTCATCAAGAATCGTGACATAACCGTCGGCAGAAAGCGTAGGGGCGTTATCTTCTTCAACGACCTGCTCAACCACCGCCTTGCTCACAGCCTGAACAGGCTGGCTGCTGTTTTTCCCTTCCAGCCAGGTACCTGATTCAACATCTGATAGCCAGCGTTTGAATTCATAACGGGAAAAAAGACGATGCAGCTCATCCACATCCAACTCGTTAACAGTGAGCTGATCGCAACTGAGTTCCAACTCAACATCCGTTTTAATGGTGGCAAGCTGATAAGAGAGGTAGGCCACGTCTTTATGCTGCTCCAGCTTCGGCGCCATGGTTTTCGCACCACGGAAAGAAAGCTCGGCAATTTTATCCAGATTGGCATACAGCGAATCCAGCCCACCAAGACCTTGCAATAGCGCCTGCGCCGTTTTTTCACCCACGCCGGGTACGCCGGGAATGTTATCCGACGCATCTCCCATCAGCGCAAGGAAATCGATAATCAGCTCTGGAGGAATACCGTATTTATCACACACTTCCTGTGGGCCAAGAATGCTGTTATTCATGGTATTAATGAGCGTCACACTTGGCGTCACCAGCTGTGCCATATCTTTATCGCCGGTACTGATCAGCACTGGCTTACCTGCTTTTTCCGCCTGAACAGCGAGCGTGCCGATCACATCATCCGCTTCTACGCCAGAAACCGCCAAAAGCGGCAGTCCCATCGCTTTCACCATCTGATGCAGAGGTTCTATCTGTTCGCGCAGATCCTCCGGCATAGGTGGGCGATGAGCCTTATAGTTTTCGAACAGCTCATCGCGAAACGTTTTCCCTTTCGCATCAAAAACAACGGCAACGTGGCTGGGCTGATATTGCAGCAGCAAACTGCGTAGCATATTCAGTACGCCATACATTGCACCGGTTGCTTCTCCCGCGCTGTTTGTTAACGGTGGAAAGGCGTGATAAGCACGATACAAATAGGATGAACCGTCTACCAGTATTAAGGGGTTTTCTGCAATCTGAGCCATAGCCTGCCGTGATCGTTGTTGTCTGTCATGGCGCTAAGCATGCCATAGGTCAGGGAAAGAGACGATCCTTAACGTAAGATATTGGCTAATTTTGCATAGATCCTCGCAAGATCTTCCTGTGGATAACTTTGTGAATAATTTTATCCACTTAATTATTAATTTCCTCTGTTATCTCGAGGAGTTTTTTTATATTCATTAATTTCATGAAGTTATAATATAAAGTGTTTATTTTTAAGGCACAGTAAACCGTCATCCAATTTGTGGATATAAACAAAAATATAAATAGCCATTGGGGATTAGGGTGATATAAAGATAAGAAGGATGAACAGCGGGAAGGTATAAAGTCATGCGGCTTTACCCGCATGACTTATTAAATGATTACTTCTTGGTAATGAGGAATTTCACTACGTCAGCGTACTGTTTTACATATCCATCCATTGAACTGGTATCAAGACCATCATTCTTGATCATATATTTACCGTTAACGAACATGGCTGGAACGCCGCGTAATTGTAAATCTGCAGCCGCTTTTTCCTGCTGGGCAACCAGAGATTTCACAACAAAGCTATTCAGAGCACCATCAAACTCTTCCGCACTCACGCCAGCTTTAACAAAGACTTCACGAATATCTTCAGGCTTTTGTACGGTCTGTGTTTTCTGAACGGCATCAAACATCAGCGGGGTAATTTTATCTTCTACGCCCAGCGCCATGGCCACAGCCCAGGCCTGAGTCAGATTTTTACCTAATGGGCCCAGGAAGCCCACGTGATAACGTGTCATCTTCGTCCCTTCTGGCAGTGCTTTTTTTACTGCATCTGGAACATGGTAAACCTGTTCAAATTGATAGCAGTGCGGGCAATAGAACGAGAAGAACTCGAGAACCTGAGGTTCTTGCGTCGCAGGTTTATCTAACTCTACATATTGTTTGCCGTCAGAAAACTCTGCGGCAGAAGCACTAAATGCCAGAACGACGCCAATCAGCGCAAGCCATAATCTTTTCATAAATTTCACTCTCTCCATTTAATTTCAGTACATTGGCATTAGCTGCAGAGGAGGTTCCTGTAACAGCTGAGTTTGCCCAATAAATATTGCCGTTTGCTTCAACCAAAAATCAGCATCCGTCATCCAGGGGAAATTTTTCGGAAAAGCAGGGTCTTCCCAGCGACGAGCCACCCAAGCTAAATAATAAATCTGCCGCATCGCACGAAGCGGCTCAATCAGTGCGAGCTCTTTCTCCTGAAATTCCGCAAATTCGCTATAGGCTTCTAACAAGATATCCAGTTGAATACGTTGTTCACGACGGTCACCGTGCAACAACATCCATAAATCCTGTATTGCCGGGCCATTGCGGGCATCATCCAAATCTACAAATAGCGGGCCATCTCGCCACAGAATATTTCCTGGGTGACAATCTCCATGCAGACGCAGTGGTCGCCAGTCGTTATGCCAATAATTTCCAACTGTATCAATCAGTTGACGGGTCGCTTGTAAAAAATCATGTCGATGTATTTTCGGTATTAGCGGACATGTCTCCAACAGCCGATAAGGTTCATGCAGATATTCATTTACCCCCATCGTTGGACGTTCGGTAAATAACGATTTCTGCCCCGTCTGATGAATCCTTCCGAGAAAACGGCCGACCCACTCTAGCTGGTCTTCATTATCCATTTCATACTGCCGACCACCTACGCTAGGGAATACGGCAAAATGGAATCCTTCGTAGACGTTCAGAGTCTGACCATTAAGCAAAATGGGCGCGACAATAGGGACTTCATCTTCTGCCAACTGCTGGGCAAAAATATGCTCTTCCTGAATCTGCGCCGCGCTCCACCGTTCCGGGCGATAAAATTTCACCACGAAGCGTTTACGATCTTCATCCGCAAACTGATACACCCGATTTTCATAGCTGTTTAACGCCGTCAGGCCAGAATCAACACGCAGCCCAACATCCAGCAAGGCATCCACGATCAGAGCAGGGAACAGCGTCTGGAAATTAAATACCGAACTATTCATCACAGCCACAACGGGTCAGAGACAACATAAAAGATACGCGTGCAATAGTTAGCATCATGAACGTGTTATTCCTTTCCACTAGTCTTTAATTACTCCCCGGGCACGAAGCAAAGCGGTCTTGAAGTCCTCTTCATAGTCTTTCTTCAAACCGGGAATGACTTGTTCTTTATCTGCATCACGCATTTTTAGATGGTAAATAAGGATATCATCAGTCAGTTCATTTAACTGCCCCTCGAACCCCGCCTCCTGTGCAAGGTTTTGTAAAAATTGCACCAGATTTAAATCGGGTTCTTTTTGCCAGGCTGGGTGCAGTAGTTCAATCAGCTCATTAACGCGATGACATTTCATTTTTTTCTCCTTAAAAACGATTTGTACTCAATAAATTTCAATATGCAGGAAGCCGCTTGAGCGATATTGAGCATATAGTGATAAAAATAACAGCCTTGCGCACATGAGGAAAGAACTTGGTCTTCTGCGAAAGTTTTCAGAGAATAGTACAGGGTTTATCCCTCAGAAACGTTCAGAACAGAGGAAAGTGGGTATAGATAATTGGGAAGTAAAATGATTACAGGGGTTATTCTCGCAGGCGGACGGGCAACGCGTATGGGCGGACACGATAAGGGTCTGGTAGCACTAAACGGTGAGCCGCTATATCTACACGTTCTCTCTCGGCTTAAAGCGCAGGTCGATGAGGTTATTATCAGTGCCAACCGCAATCAGGCTGTGTATGCGCAAAGTGGATGCCGCATTATTAGCGATACTGATACGAGTTTTTTAGGCCCGCTGGCGGGCATTCTAAGTGGATTACATGCCGCCACGTCCGAGTGGGTGGTGTTCGTCCCCTGCGATGTCCCTGCTTTCCCCCTCGATCTGGTACATCGCTTGTGGCAAAAACGGGGGGAAGAGAATGCGGCTTATGCCACTGACGGAGAGCGTCCACATCCCACATTACTCTTAATTAATAAAAATCTTATTGAACCACTAGAGACCTATCTACATCTCGGAAATCGTAAGTTGATGCTATTTATGGAACAGGTTGGAGCAAAAGCCATTTCATTTAACGATCAGCCTGAGGCGTTTCACAATCTGAACTCACCTGAAGATTTATCTAATTGGGAGGATCAACGCAGTGGATTCTAATCATCCCCCTTTACTAACTATCGCCGCTTATAGCGGTACAGGTAAGACAACGTTACTTAAACACGTCATTCCTCTGCTGATTAATCATGGAGTTAGAGTCGGGTTAATTAAGCATACGCACCACCAAATGGACATTGATACACCAGGCAAAGACAGCTATGAATTGCGTAAAGCTGGCGCAGCACAAACCATCGTTGCCAGCAATCAAAGGTGGGCATTAATGACGGAGACCCCAGAGCAGGAAGAGCCAAATATTTACGATCTGGTAGAGAAAATGGATGCCTCGACTCTCGACCTGGTGCTGGTTGAGGGCTTTAAACACGAGAAGATTGCTAAAATAGCCCTATTTCGCCAATCGTTAGGCAGAGAATTAAGTGATTTGATCGATGAATATGTTATCGCTATTGCGGCAGATACCGAGATACGCACCATACTTCCGGTGCTTGATATCAATCAGCCTGAGCAAGTTGCTGATTTTATTCACCAATGGCTTAAAAATAACCGTCTGTAGTTCGGAGTAGGTCGCCGTTTACATTATCATTGGCTGATAGCGTCGATCTTCCACCACGGGATAGAGATTCATGATGGGTCTTCCTGACGGTGTTGCCTTCCCCAACACGCACACAGCAAAAAGCCCCTGTCTTTCGACAGGGGCCTTCCACTATTTGATGCCTGGCAGTTCCCTACTCTCACATGGGGAAGCCCCACACTACCATCGGCGCTACGGCGTTTCACTTCTGAGTTCGGCATGGGGTCAGGTGGGACCACCGCGCTATCGCCGCCAGGCAAATTCTGTTTCATTCCAACCGTTGTACTTCACTCACTTTCGTGTGTTTGTGTACAACCATCAGAACCAATCTTCGAACAAGCTAAATATCAAAACACTTCTCTATGAGTCAACCACAAAACACCTTCGGTGTTGTAAGGTTAAGCCTCCCGGGTCATTAGTACTGGTTAGCTCAACGTATCGCTACGCTTACACACCCAGCCTATCTACGTCGTCGTCTTCAACGGCCCTTCAGGGACATCAAGTGTCCAGGGAAGACTCATCTCGAGGCAAGTTTCCCGCTTAGATGCTTTCAGCGGTTATCTCTTCCGCACTTAGCTACCGGGCAATGCAATTGGCATCACAACCCGTACACCAGTGGTGCGTTCACTCCGGTCCTCTCGTACTAGGAGCAACCCCTCTCAATCTTCCAACGCCCACGGCAGATAGGGACCGAACTGTCTCACGACGTTCTAAACCCAGCTCGCGTACCACTTTAAATGGCGAACAGCCATACCCTTGGGACCTACTTCAGCCCCAGGATGTGATGAGCCGACATCGAGGTGCCAAACACCGCCGTCGATATGAACTCTTGGGCGGTATCAGCCTGTTATCCCCGGAGTACCTTTTATCCGTTGAGCGATGGCCCTTCCATTCAGAACCACCGGATCACTAAGACCTGCTTTCGCACCTGCTCGAGCTGTCACTCTCGCAGTCAAGCTAGCTTATGCCTTTGCACTAACCTCCTGATGTCCGACCAGGATTAGCTAACCTTCGTGCTCCTCCGTTACGCTTTGGGAGGAGACCGCCCCAGTCAAACTACCCACCAGACACTGTCCGCAACCCGGATTACGGGCCCACGTTAGAACATCAAACATTAAAGGGTGGTATTTCAAGGTCGGCTCCACGCAGACTGGCGTCCACGCTTCAAAGCCTCCCACCTATCCTACACATCAAGGCTCAAGGTTCAGTGTCAAGCTATAGTAAAGGTTCACGGGGTCTTTCCGTCTTGCCGCGGGTACACTGCATCTTCACAGCGAGTTCAATTTCACTGAGTCTCGGGTGGAGACAGCCTGGCCATCATTACGCCATTCGTGCAGGTCGGAACTTACCCGACAAGGAATTTCGCTACCTTAGGACCGTTATAGTTACGGCCGCCGTTTACCGGGGCTTCGATCAAGAGCTTCGCCTTGCGGCTGACCCCATCAATTAACCTTCCGGCACCGGGCAGGCGTCACACCGTATACGTCCACTTTCGTGTTTGCACAGTGCTGTGTTTTTATTAAACAGTTGCAGCCAGCTGGTATCTTCGACTGGTCTCAGCTCCATCCGCGAGGGACTTCACCTTACACCAGCGTGCCTTCTCCCGAAGTTACGGCACCATTTTGCCTAGTTCCTTCACCCGAGTTCTCTCAAGCGCCTGAGTATTCTCTACCTGACCACCTGTGTCGGTTTGGGGTACGATTCGGTGTTACCTGGAGCTTAGAGGCTTTTCCTGGAAGCGTAGCATCAGTTACTTCATCACCGTAGTGACTCGTCATCACGCCTCAGTGTTAATGATGACCCGGATTTACCAAAGTCACCCACCTTCACGCTTAAACCGGGACAACCGTCGCCCGGATAACCTAGCTTTCTCCGTCCCCCCTTCGCAGTAACACCCAGTACAGGAATATTAACCTGTTTCCCATCGACTACGCTTTTCAGCCTCGCCTTAGGGGTCGACTCACCCTGCCCCGATTAACGTTGGACAGGAACCCTTGGTCTTCCGGCGTGCGGGTTTTTCACCCGCATTATCGTTACTTATGTCAGCATTCGCACTTCTGATACCTCCAGCACCCCTCACAGGACACCTTCGCAGGCTTACAGAACGCTCCCCTACCCAACAACACCTGAGTGTCGCTGCCGCAGCTTCGGTGCATGGTTTAGCCCCGTTACATCTTCCGCGCAGGCCGACTCGACCAGTGAGCTATTACGCTTTCTTTAAATGATGGCTGCTTCTAAGCCAACATCCTGGCTGTCTGTGCCTTCCCACATCGTTTCCCACTTAACCATGACTTTGGGACCTTAGCTGGCGGTCTGGGTTGTTTCCCTCTTCACGACGAACGTTAGCACCCGCCGTGTGTCTCCCGTGATAACATTCTTCGGTATTCGTAGTTTGCATCGGGTTGGTAAGTCGGGATGACCCCCTAGCCGAAACAGTGCTCTACCCCCGAAGATGAATTCACGAGGCGCTACCTAAATAGCTTTCGGGGAGAACCAGCTATCTCCCGGTTTGATTGGCCTTTCACCCCCAGCCACAAGTCATCCGCTAATTTTTCAACATTAGTCGGTTCGGTCCTCCAGTTAGTGTTACCCAACCTTCAACCTGCCCATGGCTAGATCACCGGGTTTCGGGTCTATACCCTGCAACTTAACGCCCAGTTAAGACTCGGTTTCCCTGCGGCTCCCCTATTCGGTTAACCTTGCTACAGAATATAAGTCGCTGACCCATTATACAAAAGGTACGCAGTCACCTAACAAGTAGGCTCCCACTGCTTGTACGTACACGGTTTCAGGTTCTATTTCACTCCCCTCGCCGGGGTTCTTTTCGCCTTTCCCTCACGGTACTGGTTCACTATCGGTCAGTCAGGAGTATTTAGCCTTGGAGGATGGTCCCCCCATATTCAGACAGGATGTCACGTGTCCCGCCCTACTCATCGAACTCACAACTTGTGCATTTTTGTGTACGGGACTATCACCCTTTACTGTGCGACTTTCCAGACGCTTCCACTCACACACAAACTGATTCAGGTTCTGGGCTCCTCCCCGTTCGCTCGCCGCTACTGGGGGAATCTCGGTTGATTTCTTTTCCTCGGGGTACTGAGATGTTTCAGTTCCCCCGGTTCGCCTCATGACACTATGGATTCATGTCATGATAGTGTGTCGAAACACACTGGGTTTCCCCATTCGGGTATCGTCGGGTATAACGCTTCATATCAGCTTACCGACGCTTATCGCAGATTAGCACGCCCTTCATCGCCTCTGACTGCCTAGGCATCCACCGTGTACGCTTAGTCGCTTAACCTCACAACCCGAAGGTGTCTTGAAGACACATTCG
Protein-coding sequences here:
- the mobB gene encoding molybdopterin-guanine dinucleotide biosynthesis protein MobB, translated to MDSNHPPLLTIAAYSGTGKTTLLKHVIPLLINHGVRVGLIKHTHHQMDIDTPGKDSYELRKAGAAQTIVASNQRWALMTETPEQEEPNIYDLVEKMDASTLDLVLVEGFKHEKIAKIALFRQSLGRELSDLIDEYVIAIAADTEIRTILPVLDINQPEQVADFIHQWLKNNRL
- the mobA gene encoding molybdenum cofactor guanylyltransferase MobA encodes the protein MITGVILAGGRATRMGGHDKGLVALNGEPLYLHVLSRLKAQVDEVIISANRNQAVYAQSGCRIISDTDTSFLGPLAGILSGLHAATSEWVVFVPCDVPAFPLDLVHRLWQKRGEENAAYATDGERPHPTLLLINKNLIEPLETYLHLGNRKLMLFMEQVGAKAISFNDQPEAFHNLNSPEDLSNWEDQRSGF
- a CDS encoding serine/threonine protein kinase, whose product is MNSSVFNFQTLFPALIVDALLDVGLRVDSGLTALNSYENRVYQFADEDRKRFVVKFYRPERWSAAQIQEEHIFAQQLAEDEVPIVAPILLNGQTLNVYEGFHFAVFPSVGGRQYEMDNEDQLEWVGRFLGRIHQTGQKSLFTERPTMGVNEYLHEPYRLLETCPLIPKIHRHDFLQATRQLIDTVGNYWHNDWRPLRLHGDCHPGNILWRDGPLFVDLDDARNGPAIQDLWMLLHGDRREQRIQLDILLEAYSEFAEFQEKELALIEPLRAMRQIYYLAWVARRWEDPAFPKNFPWMTDADFWLKQTAIFIGQTQLLQEPPLQLMPMY
- the dsbA gene encoding thiol:disulfide interchange protein DsbA, with product MKRLWLALIGVVLAFSASAAEFSDGKQYVELDKPATQEPQVLEFFSFYCPHCYQFEQVYHVPDAVKKALPEGTKMTRYHVGFLGPLGKNLTQAWAVAMALGVEDKITPLMFDAVQKTQTVQKPEDIREVFVKAGVSAEEFDGALNSFVVKSLVAQQEKAAADLQLRGVPAMFVNGKYMIKNDGLDTSSMDGYVKQYADVVKFLITKK
- the polA gene encoding DNA polymerase I — protein: MAQIAENPLILVDGSSYLYRAYHAFPPLTNSAGEATGAMYGVLNMLRSLLLQYQPSHVAVVFDAKGKTFRDELFENYKAHRPPMPEDLREQIEPLHQMVKAMGLPLLAVSGVEADDVIGTLAVQAEKAGKPVLISTGDKDMAQLVTPSVTLINTMNNSILGPQEVCDKYGIPPELIIDFLALMGDASDNIPGVPGVGEKTAQALLQGLGGLDSLYANLDKIAELSFRGAKTMAPKLEQHKDVAYLSYQLATIKTDVELELSCDQLTVNELDVDELHRLFSRYEFKRWLSDVESGTWLEGKNSSQPVQAVSKAVVEQVVEEDNAPTLSADGYVTILDEKTLLDWVERLKQAEVFAFDTETDGLDTLTANLIGLSFAIKPGEAAYLPLAHDYLDAPEQLDRDKVLALFKPLLEDEKLFKVGQNLKFDKGVMQRYDIDLRGIAFDTMLESYVLDSVAGRHDMDSLAERYLNHKTITFEEIAGKGKNQLTFNQIALEQAGPYAAEDADVTLHLHQKLWGKLQPHADLCQVFQTIDMPLVPVLSRIERTGVLIDPAILAEHSKELTTRLAELETQAYELAGEEFNLSSTKQLQGILYEKQKLPVLKKTPKGAPSTNEEVLAELALDYPLPKLILEYRGLAKLKSTYTDKLPLMINPATKRVHTSYHQAVTATGRLSSSDPNLQNIPVRNDEGRRIRQAFIAPKGYSIVAADYSQIELRIMAHLSGDKGLLNAFANGLDIHRATASEVFGTALDKVTSEQRRSAKAINFGLIYGMSAFGLSRQLNIPRSESQKYMNLYFERYPGVQDYMERTRQQAAEHGYVSTLDGRRLYLPDIHSRNAMARKGAERAAINAPMQGTAADIIKKAMIAIDDWLQKDAPQVKMIMQVHDELVFEIHDSVIEESISKIKALMEGCMELNVPLQVDIGSGMNWDEAH
- a CDS encoding YihD family protein, with protein sequence MKCHRVNELIELLHPAWQKEPDLNLVQFLQNLAQEAGFEGQLNELTDDILIYHLKMRDADKEQVIPGLKKDYEEDFKTALLRARGVIKD